Proteins from a genomic interval of Streptomyces sp. Tu6071:
- a CDS encoding PHP domain-containing protein, protein MRVDLHTHSTASDGTDTPAGLVAAAAAAGLDVLALTDHDTTRGHAEAAAALATLDRPLTLVPGAELSCRLGGTGVHLLAYLFDPEEPALLQARELIRDDRVPRAKAMVESLRGLGVPITWEQVARIADGGSVGRPHLASALVELGVVDTVSDAFTPQWLGDGGRAYAPKAELDPAEAIRLVKAAGGVSVLAHPLAASRGRTLSEDSLAALAAAGLDGIEADHPDHDPATAARAHALADGLGLLATGSSDYHGTRKTIALGARTTDPEVYAEIIRRSTGAFPVPGAGGAARTA, encoded by the coding sequence GTGCGTGTCGACCTGCACACCCACTCCACCGCCTCCGACGGCACGGACACCCCCGCCGGGCTCGTCGCCGCCGCCGCGGCGGCCGGGCTCGACGTCCTCGCGCTCACCGACCACGACACGACGCGCGGCCACGCCGAGGCCGCCGCCGCGCTCGCGACGCTCGACCGGCCCCTGACCCTCGTGCCCGGCGCCGAACTCTCCTGCCGCCTCGGCGGCACCGGCGTCCACCTCCTCGCGTACCTCTTCGACCCCGAGGAACCGGCGCTGCTCCAGGCCCGCGAGCTGATCCGCGACGACCGTGTGCCCCGGGCCAAGGCCATGGTCGAGAGCCTGCGCGGCCTCGGCGTGCCGATCACGTGGGAGCAGGTCGCGCGCATCGCCGACGGCGGCTCCGTCGGCCGCCCGCACCTCGCCTCGGCGCTCGTCGAACTCGGCGTCGTGGACACCGTGTCGGACGCCTTCACGCCCCAGTGGCTCGGCGACGGCGGACGCGCCTACGCGCCCAAGGCCGAACTCGACCCCGCCGAGGCGATCCGCCTCGTCAAGGCCGCGGGCGGCGTCAGCGTCCTCGCCCACCCGCTCGCCGCCTCGCGCGGGCGCACGCTGAGCGAGGACTCCCTCGCCGCGCTCGCCGCCGCCGGGCTCGACGGCATCGAGGCCGACCACCCCGACCACGACCCGGCGACGGCCGCGCGCGCCCACGCGCTCGCCGACGGCCTCGGCCTCCTCGCGACCGGCTCCAGCGACTACCACGGCACCCGCAAGACGATCGCGCTCGGCGCCCGCACGACCGACCCCGAGGTCTACGCCGAGATCATCCGCCGCTCCACCGGGGCCTTCCCGGTCCCCGGCGCCGGCGGAGCCGCCCGCACCGCCTGA
- a CDS encoding suppressor of fused domain protein, protein MAADVLALVEARLSSALGESDARAGVTFLGAERIEVLRFLDTREDATPLVRYATLGMSAAPMADPSAFLADPVEGPRAELVLSVRAGRADTDKVLRPLAVLAASPQVEGVVIAPGASLDVGEPLWPGAPFTSVLVAEPGGLVETLDLDPPLDPVAFLPLLPMTPHEAAWKRVHGAQALQEKWLAHGTDLRDPLRGSVPLD, encoded by the coding sequence ATGGCAGCCGACGTACTCGCCCTGGTGGAAGCCCGACTGAGCAGCGCGCTCGGCGAGAGCGACGCGCGCGCGGGCGTCACCTTCCTCGGCGCGGAGCGCATCGAGGTCCTGCGCTTCCTCGACACGCGCGAGGACGCCACGCCGCTCGTGCGCTACGCGACGCTCGGCATGTCCGCCGCGCCGATGGCCGACCCCTCCGCGTTCCTCGCCGACCCGGTCGAGGGCCCGCGCGCGGAACTCGTGCTCTCGGTACGGGCCGGGCGCGCCGATACGGACAAGGTCCTCCGGCCCCTCGCGGTGCTCGCCGCCTCGCCGCAGGTCGAGGGCGTCGTGATCGCGCCGGGCGCCTCGCTCGACGTGGGCGAGCCGCTGTGGCCCGGCGCTCCCTTCACCTCGGTGCTCGTCGCCGAGCCCGGCGGACTCGTCGAGACCCTCGACCTCGACCCGCCGCTCGACCCGGTCGCCTTCCTCCCCCTCCTCCCGATGACCCCCCACGAGGCCGCCTGGAAACGCGTCCACGGCGCACAGGCGCTCCAGGAGAAGTGGCTCGCGCACGGCACGGACCTGCGCGACCCGCTGCGGGGCTCCGTCCCGCTGGACTGA
- a CDS encoding DUF6758 family protein yields MRGDVRCPRCGGRVSAPGLFADEWCCPAHGAVPPLQPALPPGPEELAAVVRRAMVPVWMPWPLPVGWLYTGAASAGDARTGALATVLACAGPGPQGTSELLLVAEHPGLGLGAHLAGVTGTAIDEGKPSAGTALAAGLPVTLWRLAEAPPDRTVLIGDTDGVRLWLITRPEGTAALNPEELVLADLREAASELEFLPYGALTGTLLEGPHP; encoded by the coding sequence ATGAGGGGGGACGTCCGTTGTCCGCGCTGCGGTGGCCGGGTGAGCGCGCCCGGTCTCTTCGCCGATGAGTGGTGCTGCCCCGCGCACGGCGCCGTACCTCCCTTGCAGCCCGCGCTGCCGCCCGGTCCCGAGGAACTCGCTGCCGTGGTGCGGCGCGCGATGGTCCCGGTGTGGATGCCGTGGCCGCTCCCCGTCGGCTGGCTCTACACGGGCGCGGCCTCGGCGGGCGACGCCCGCACCGGGGCGCTCGCCACCGTCCTCGCCTGCGCGGGCCCCGGGCCGCAGGGCACGAGCGAACTCCTCCTCGTCGCCGAGCATCCCGGTCTCGGCCTCGGTGCCCACCTCGCCGGGGTGACCGGCACGGCGATCGACGAGGGCAAACCGTCGGCGGGCACCGCCCTCGCCGCCGGACTCCCCGTCACCCTGTGGCGCCTCGCCGAGGCCCCGCCCGACCGCACGGTCCTCATCGGCGACACGGACGGCGTCCGCCTGTGGCTCATCACCCGCCCCGAGGGCACGGCGGCGCTCAACCCGGAGGAACTCGTCCTCGCCGACCTCCGCGAAGCCGCGTCCGAACTGGAGTTCCTGCCGTACGGAGCACTGACAGGGACACTCCTGGAGGGCCCGCACCCCTGA